The following are encoded in a window of Onthophagus taurus isolate NC chromosome 3, IU_Otau_3.0, whole genome shotgun sequence genomic DNA:
- the LOC111418979 gene encoding uncharacterized protein, with protein sequence MSPKNEVNPLSFLCLKFVSNVLIHSLCDDEGKNYKLVKNYLQDTTYEVIQDLLKVILSTENLDAATRFSCLEVLLREDVRRIDTGVFPGTYYEKILRVLTKSCGNLHHLNLKGVWVKEHTNLLCELLKKLKNLRVLIIPHIPDDNVLRTIVNCNKLSVVDISGECLFTEEGLRDLKSDSIKILHIGMYGKKEICQENDSSELIATVIKQLPNLNVFKVYSFTGAALLKIYENEPSFKTKLTYIHDTDTTLESLEAIIHLCPKLESANFNSPSSGVLNNFKNLHQLNCLKLSRPNYDDFNKYLIESGDRLQILKLNMIKDQRIDVSKICSYAPDLQTFECFKLKLSCTLPDTYFMNLQTIEILYCDITTCVLKYLLMNTPFLKRIVVGDVITITDGDVFRLCAECGFHNLEELWFSSARGLTIVSVELLMGHCQNLKVLGQLSGWNISADDMDYLRAIILSSNMDLILLPVGVFP encoded by the coding sequence ATGTCGCCGAAAAACGAAGTAAACCCactttcatttttgtgtttaaaattcGTTTCAAACGTGTTAATCCATTCATTGTGCGATGATGaaggtaaaaattataaacttgttaagaattatttGCAAGATACAACATACGAAGTTATCCAAGATTTACTTAAAGTGATTTTAAGCACAGAAAATTTAGATGCAGCAACTAGGTTTAGTTGTTTAGAAGTTTTATTGCGCGAAGATGTACGAAGAATCGACACCGGCGTATTTCCGGGTACTTATTACGAAAAAATTCTGCGTGTTTTAACGAAAAGTTGTGGAAATTTacatcatttaaatttaaaaggcGTTTGGGTTAAAGAacatacaaatttattgtgcgaattgttaaaaaaattaaaaaatttaagagtaTTAATAATTCCTCATATTCCCGATGATAACGTTTTAAGAACAATcgtaaattgtaataaattaagtgtTGTCGATATTTCCGGGGAATGTTTATTCACCGAGGAAGGTTTACGCGATTTAAAAAGtgattcaataaaaattcttcataTTGGAATGTatggaaaaaaagaaatttgccAAGAAAATGATTCATCGGAATTAATCGCAACGGTTATTAAACAATTACcaaatttaaacgtttttaaagtttattcgTTCACCGGTGCAGCTTTACTTAAAATTTACGAAAATGAACcatcatttaaaacaaaactaacgTACATTCACGATACGGATACAACTTTAGAAAGTTTAGAAGCCATCATTCATTTATGCCCAAAATTAGAAAGTGCTAATTTTAACAGTCCTTCATCGGgggttttaaacaatttcaaaaacttacatcaattaaattgtttaaaactaTCACGTCCTAATTacgatgattttaataaatatttaattgaaaGCGGAGATCGGCTTCAAatcctaaaattaaatatgattaaAGATCAACGAATAGATGTTAGTAAAATATGTTCGTACGCACCTGATTTGCAAAcatttgaatgttttaaattaaaattatcctGTACATTACCGGATacttattttatgaatttacaAACGATTGAAATTCTTTATTGTGACATCACAACTTGTGTTCTAAAATATCTCTTAATGAATAcaccgtttttaaaaagaatcgtTGTGGGGGATGTAATAACAATTACAGATGGAGATGTGTTTAGATTGTGCGCGGAATGTGGATTTCATAATTTAGAAGAATTATGGTTTTCATCTGCAAGGGGTTTAACAATTGTTTCCGTTGAATTACTTATGGGGCATTGTCAGAATTTAAAGGTTTTAGGGCAGTTGAGTGGTTGGAATATAAGTGCTGATGATATGGATTATTTAAGAGCGATTATTTTGTCGAGTAATATGGATTTGATATTATTACCCGTTGGTGTATtcccataa